The proteins below come from a single Eriocheir sinensis breed Jianghai 21 chromosome 11, ASM2467909v1, whole genome shotgun sequence genomic window:
- the LOC126997106 gene encoding uncharacterized protein LOC126997106 — protein MIASSARGPHVTRVYIQGAAVTPTHSLTPHRVAVSHDCHFGDASPPRLPAPAPGGGGKRLVPDAARPGATHLPNPGQRRGCREHGGAPQRVPGWRGADGAGQRAGRTLRLPRGVPVSRRRGASGVSGQVAGGGWGQTLLDPEPRACRTRDDAAVSAEAADELYQGRRNEYPAGGVLMVLAKVPAGLFGSLEVYLCPDGEAEEECLDRVPLQLADGSGTSFDLQKVAVADKYEVPVILPDGVTCPTCTLQMRVVSRGCEDEAECPPTEEVTCANLTVREIKYSEKRLFGLLAGFLGSLFRRRRHHHNYDD, from the exons ATGATCG CGTCCTCGGCGCGCGGCCCCCACGTGACGCGTGTATATATACAGGGGGCAGCCGTCACCCCGACTCACTCCCTAACTCCTCACCGTGTCGCTGTTAGCCATGACTGCCACTTCGGTGACGCCTCGCCGCCTCGCctgcctgctcctgctcctgGGG GTGGCGGGAAGAGGCTGGTGCCAGACGCTGCTCGACCCGGAGCCACGCACCTGCCGAACCCAG GACAACGCCGCGGCTGCCGCGAGCACGGAGGGGCACCGCAACGAGTACCCGGCTGGCGGG GTGCTGATGGTGCTGGCCAACGTGCCGGCCGGACTCTTCGGCTCCCTCGAGGTGTTCCTGTGTCCCGACGGCGAGGCGCAAGTGGAGTGTCTGGACAG GTGGCAGGAGGAGGCTGGGGCCAGACGCTGCTGGACCCTGAGCCACGCGCCTGCCGCACCAGG GACGACGCCGCTGTCTCCGCCGAGGCTGCCGACGAGCTCTACCAGGGGCGTCGCAACGAGTACCCGGCTGGCGGG GTGCTGATGGTCTTGGCCAAGGTGCCCGCCGGTCTCTTCGGCTCCCTAGAGGTCTACCTGTGCCCTGAcggtgaggcggaggaggagtgtcTGGACAG GGTGCCGCTGCAGCTGGCGGACGGCTCCGGCACCAGCTTCGACCTGCAGAAGGTTGCCGTGGCCGACAAGTACGAAGTGCCGGTCATTCTGCCTGATGGCGTCACCTGCCCGACCTGCACCCTCCAG ATGCGCGTGGTGAGCCGCGGCTGTGAGGACGAGGCGGAGTGCCCCCCGACGGAGGAAGTCACCTGCGCCAACCTCACCGTCAGGGAGATCAA ATACTCTGAGAAGCGTCTGTTCGGCCTGCTGGCGGGCTTCCTGGGGTCActcttccgccgccgccgccaccaccacaattacgatGACTGA
- the LOC126997163 gene encoding caspase Dronc-like, producing MAPRTTFATPQNGASHVLEGKAAMPIRHTKRSQKATLTPQKTKRILREMLVNAVKLGNLVHVRQLVQQMAPDFGRGHSLLHVAAENNHPHVTAFLLRFVSPNSVNLNGYTPAHLAAMKGHTQVLGKLFNDPHFDASKRDPTGKTYTHWLCVPLYEAVLKWDKVKIQNLLSVGADPDMKAREVVGGTLARELRVTTARQLAQALGRQQIVAMFEKPRASRASSCTPDRERTWQTLGTPLHQLPMGTLRLHMAAPVTVVQGPDVYNRTDVASPGYVCLLNYDSFMGRLDLELEGAEADTNNLASVFSRMGYTGHAHRSLTADQTRQELAKLRDMEEVRQAGCLVVVVSSHGTPHQQFLTSDMELLNIQWLLDHFKDSQCPHLKDKPKLIIWDLCHGYYRDEQGRASNQSENARVDEPLRDVLCLSSSSGGFTSYSFTRDGTPFVRTLCRTLARHANNKEFADLYFEFLSEYSRVAPDVVPRLTNIGLSKQFYLSASTCNL from the exons ATGGCACCACGCACGACCTTCGCCACGCCTCAG AACGGAGCCAGCCATGTGTTGGAGGGGAAGGCCGCCATGCCCATCCGTCACACAAAACGCTCCCAGAAAGCCACACTGACCCCACAAAAG ACTAAACGGATACTTCGCGAGATGCTGGTCAACGCGGTGAAGCTTGGTAACCTGGTGCATGTGAGGCAGCTGGTGCAGCAAATGGCGCCAGACTTCGGCCGCGGCCACTCTCTGCTGCACGTGGCTGCCGAGAACAACCACCCGCACGTGACGGCCTTCCTGTTGCGCTTCGTGAGTCCCAACAGCGTCAACCTGAATGGCTACACCCCGGCTCACCTGGCTGCCATGAAGGGTCACACACAGGTGCTCGGCAAGCTGTTCAACGACCCCCACTTCGATGCCAGCAAGCGTGACCCCACCGGCAAGACATACACACACTGG CTTTGTGTGCCATTGTATGAGGCTGTTCTTAAGTGGGACAAAGTAAAGATTCAAAACTTGCTGAGTGTCGGCGCTGACCCCGACATGAAGGCCAGGGAGGTGGTGGGCGGGACGCTGGCGAGGGAGCTGCGGGTCACTACAGCTCGCCAGCTCGCCCAGGCCCTGGGCCGCCAGCAGATCGTCGCAATGTTTGAAAAG CCCCGAGCATCAAGGGCATCATCGTGCACGCCTGATCGCGAGCGGACGTGGCAAACCCTGGGGACGCCCCTGCACCAGCTGCCG ATGGGCACTTTGAGGCTGCACATGGCTGCCCCCGTGACAGTGGTTCAAGGGCCTGACGTGTACAATCGGACGGATGTCGCCTCGCCCGGCTATGTGTGTCTCCTTAACTACGACAGCTTCATGGGCCGCCTAGATCTGGAGCTCGAGGGCGCCGAGGCTGACACCAACAACCTCGCCAGTGTCTTCAGCAGGATGGGCTACACTGGGCACGCCCACCGCTCCCTCACAGCTGACCAGACCAGACAGGAGCTGGCGAAGCTGAGGGACATGGAGGAAGTGCGACAGGCCGGATGCCTCGTCGTCGTCGTGTCCAGTCATGGCACGCCCCACCAACAGTTCCTTACCAGCGACATGGAGCTCCTGAATATTCAGTGGCTGCTGGACCACTTCAAGGACTCCCAGTGTCCACACCTCAAAGACAAGCCCAAGCTGATCATCTGGGACCTGTGCCATGGCTACTACAGGGACGAGCAAGGCCGCGCCAGCAACCAAAGTGAAAACGCCAGAGTGGACGAGCCTCTGAGGGACGTGCTGTGTTTGTCCTCGAGCAGCGGAGGCTTTACCTCGTACAGCTTCACCAGGGACGGCACGCCCTTCGTGAGGACACTGTGCCGCACCCTGGCTCGCCACGCCAACAACAAGGAGTTCGCCGACTTGTACTTCGAGTTCCTCAGCGAGTATTCAAGGGTCGCTCCAGACGTGGTGCCGAGGCTCACCAACATCGGCCTCAGCAAACAGTTTTACCTCAGTGCTTCAACATGCAACCTATAG